The following coding sequences lie in one Sorghum bicolor cultivar BTx623 chromosome 6, Sorghum_bicolor_NCBIv3, whole genome shotgun sequence genomic window:
- the LOC8072964 gene encoding uncharacterized protein LOC8072964, whose product MAVSGEKRPPPPAPASGGTARKKLILALFICFSALLYKQILQPPLPKIAGSPGGPPVTATRTRLSDGRYLAYLEHGVPKEKAKYKIIFVHGFDSCRYDALPISTELAQELGVYLLSFDRPGYAESDPHPGRTEKSIALDIAELADNLQLGLKFYLVGFSMGGEIMWSCLKHIPHRLSGVAILGPVGNYWWSGLPANVSRDAWYQQLPQDQWAVWVAHHLPWLTYWWNSQRLFPASSVIAYNPALLSQEDKLLMAKFGYRTYMPQIRQQGEHECLHRDMMVGFGKWSWSPLQLENPFAGADDDGQEGAGKVHLWHGAEDLVVPVSLSRYISEKLPWVVYHELPKSGHLFLIGDGMADTIVKSLLLGDDHPSSASALTASS is encoded by the exons GAACGGCAAGGAAGAAGCTTATCCTAgcactgtttatctgtttctcggCGCTGCTGTACAAGCAGATTCTTCAGCCACCACTGCCCAAGATCGCCGGCTCGCCGGGCGGCCCTCCGGTCACGGCAACCAGGACACGGCTCAGCGACGGCAGGTACCTGGCCTATCTGGAACACGGCGTCCCCAAGGAGAAGGCCAAGTACAAGATCATCTTTGTCCATGGATTCGACTCGTGCAGATACGACGCGCTTCCAATCTCCACG GAGCTTGCACAAGAGCTGGGCGTTTACCTGTTGTCCTTTGATCGCCCCGGCTACGCCGAGAGCGACCCGCACCCGGGCAGGACCGAGAAGAGCATCGCCCTCGACATCGCCGAGCTCGCCGACAACCTGCAGCTCGGCCTCAAGTTCTACCTCGTTGGCTTCTCCATGGGCGGCGAGATCATGTGGAGCTGCCTCAAGCACATCCCACACAG GCTCTCCGGCGTGGCCATTCTCGGGCCGGTGGGCAACTACTGGTGGTCCGGCTTGCCGGCGAACGTGTCGCGGGACGCCTGGTACCAGCAGCTCCCTCAGGACCAGTGGGCGGTCTGGGTGGCGCATCACCTGCCGTGGCTGACCTACTGGTGGAACAGCCAGAGGCTCTTCCCGGCCTCCAGCGTCATCGCCTACAACCCTGCCCTCCTGTCCCAAGAAGACAAGCTGCTCATGGCAAAGTTTGGCTATAGAACCTACATG ccgCAGATCAGGCAGCAGGGGGAGCACGAGTGCCTGCACCGGGACATGATGGTCGGCTTCGGGAAATGGAGCTGGAGCCCGCTGCAGCTGGAGAACCCGTTCGCCGGCGCTGATGATGATGGCCAGGAGGGGGCGGGGAAGGTGCACCTGTGGCACGGCGCCGAGGACCTCGTGGTGCCGGTCAGCCTGTCCAGGTACATCAGCGAGAAGCTGCCGTGGGTCGTCTACCATGAGCTCCCCAAGTCGGGACATCTCTTCCTGATCGGTGACGGGATGGCTGACACCATTGTCAAGTCCCTGCTGCTCGGAGACGATCATCCGTCGTCGGCCTCAGCCCTCACAGCCTCCTCCTGA
- the LOC8072965 gene encoding uncharacterized protein LOC8072965 yields MESGCMASFSDAAVEALPETEEVVDQQAKACGALLAAAAATMTTEENDEAATTLQQEQEQAPVADHHQHQEVSAPEEHAAAEAPAAAPAPEEEQHGDEKDQQAVAKEEKVEPPAAAAADDEESTRERLKRHRREMAGRVWVPEMWGQEKLLKDWVDCAVFDRPMVPTGLLTARRALIAECCTTRTRRDRTTSPSPSSSATTSSSPPLRVRNGCS; encoded by the coding sequence ATGGAGAGCGGCTGCATGGCGTCATTCAGCGACGCCGCCGTCGAAGCGCTGCCGGAGACTGAGGAGGTCGTCGATCAGCAGGCCAAGGCATGCGGCGCCttgttggcggcggcggcagcaaccATGACGACGGAAGAGAACGACGAGGCGGCGACGACGCtgcagcaggagcaggagcaggcgcCCGTGGCCGATCACCACCAACACCAAGAGGTATCGGCGCCCGAGGAGCACGCCGCCGCAGAGGCACCGGCGGCGGCACCGGCGCCAGAGGAGGAACAGCATGGGGACGAGAAGGACCAGCAGGCCGTGGCGAAGGAGGAAAAGGTGGAgccgcccgcggcggcggcggcggacgatGAGGAGAGCACGCGCGAGAGGCTGAAGCGGCACAGGCGGGAGATGGCGGGGAGGGTGTGGGTGCCGGAGATGTGGGGGCAGGAGAAGCTGCTCAAGGACTGGGTGGACTGCGCCGTCTTCGACCGCCCCATGGTGCCGACGGGCCTGCTCACGGCGCGCCGAGCGCTCATCGCCGAGTGCTGCACTACACGTACACGCCGGGACCGGAcgacgtcgccgtcgccgtcgtcgtcagcCACCACCAGCTCCAGCCCGCCGCTCCGGGTGCGGAACGGCTGCTCCTGA